ACGACGGGCGGCGGTCGACGCCACCAGGGAGAACATCCGCCGGTTGGAAGCGACCCTGCCGATCGAAGCCGAGCGGGCCGCGGCCTACAAGCGGTTGCTCGACCATCAGTACGTGTCCAAGATGGACTATTTGCAATTTGAGCAACAGCGGATCGACAAGGCGCAGGAGTTGGCACAGAACCGGCAGAAGCTCATTCAAGACCGGGCGGCACTGGCGGAGGCGGAGAAAAATGCCCGTGCCCTGGTCTCGGAATTTCAGCAGACCAAACAGGCGGAGCTGTCCGCGACGGAGACGAAGGCCGCCTCCCTGGTGCAGCAGGTCGTGAAGGCCGGTCAGAAGGCTGAACTGCAAACGCTGGTGTCGCCGATCGACGGCGTGGTGCAGCAACTGGCCGTCCACACGGTCGGCGGGGTCGTCACGCCGGCTCAGCCATTGTTGATCGTGGTGCCGCAGGACCATCCGGTGGAAGTCGAGGCGCAGGTCGAGAACAAAGACGTGGGCTTCGTTCAGGAAGGCCAGGAGGTCGAAATCAAAATCGAGACCTTTCCCTTCACCATCTACGGGACAATCCCCGGGAAGGTGCTGAGCGTCTCGGACGATGCGGTGCCGCTCGACAAGGAGAAGGGTGGGCTGGTCTATGCCACCAGGGTGAGCATGGATCGCGCCACCATGCTGGTTGAAGGCAGACCCGTCCACCTTTCGCCAGGCATGGCCGTCACGGTTGAAATCAAGACCGGCCGGCGCCGGGTGATGGAGTACCTGTTGAGCCCGCTCCTCAAGTCCGTCAAAGAGAGCCTGCGAGAACGGTGAGGAAGGGGCAGGAAAGGTCATCTAAGATAGATGGAGAGGGAGCAATCCCGCTGCCCACTGATCAAGGCTGCCGGTCGGCCAAGCTTCTGCAGAAGAGGTCCACGGTCTTGCGGAAGAGAAACAGCGCCGTATCTTGCCGAGATGCTGCAATTGCGGTCTCGGCTGTGGCTTGGATCGAGGTGGGGGTCAGTCCGAAGCGTTTCACCACGAAGGCGGCATCTTCCAGATCAAGATCGGTCCCGCGTCGCAATTTTGCGATAACGAAATCGACGGGCGCGAGCAATCGAATGCGGAGGTTGGGACGTGCGACAAGGTCGGTGGCGCGGTCTCGATAGCCGGGAGGCATCGAGACGATCGACCAACCCGAAATATCTTCGCTGAGGTCCGCTGGCACCCCATGTGCCATGAGGAATGTCACCAGCGGTTCGAGTGGGCCGGCAACCTCTCCATCCACATCTTGGGTCGGGCGGTCACGCCAGCCGTACGCTTGAAGAGCCAGAGCGCCGACGAGCAGGAGATCAACCGAGCGGCCTTGCTCGCGAACGTATTCGGAAAGCAGATCGATCAGGCGCTCAGTGGTGATGGTAGGCAAAGCGCAGCGCCTCGGCGAAGGTGCGATACTCGCGGAAATCGATCGGCCCCGGATCGGCCGGCAACGGCGCACGGTTGAACAAGAACGTGATCAGGCGGCTGTAGCGGCTATACCAACGGCAGGCTGTTTGGAAGGCTTCCTGCATCGGCGGATGGTTGCGCCACGGAGAGAGATCCAGCCGATCGTTGACCAAGATTTCCAGCCAGAGAATGCGCCGTCCGCGAGCGGTGGCCAGGGCGGCCTCGATCGAATCCGTTCCGAGGTAGGCCGGCAACAGCTTGAGCGGCGCGGAAGGATGATGGGAGATGCCCGAATCCGACATGCGGGGAGTGTACCATAACGCCCATTCGCGACGAAGGGCGACGGACTGACCAAGCTCATAGCCGTCACCGATCCACACGGCCATACGCTCGTCTTGCCCATGTGATCCGTTTCGACTACTGTATGGCCCGCCGGGCATGTGCGCCCTGTGTCCCTGTTGGGCTTCCCGCGCATGCCGTACTGAAAAGCGCATGCCGAGAAACGACCAAGTCACCCGCCAGTGGCATCTCCTCCGGCGTCTGGAAGCCGCCAAGCGGGGCCTGACGCTGGACGAACTCTTGGCGGAACTGCCTGACGACCTGCCTAAGCATGCCCGCACGATCCGGCGCGATCTGGCCGCACTGGAGGCGGCGAACTTTCCCCTCGTCACCGAACGGGTCGATGGCAAGGTACGGTGGCGGCTCATGGAGGGCTTTCGCAATATCCCGGCCCTGGGGCTCTCGCCGACCGAGGTCATGGCCGTGGCCTTCAGCCGGCATCTGCTCGCGCCGTTGGAAGGGACCGAACTCAAGGCGGCGCTCGATTCCGCGATGCA
The DNA window shown above is from Nitrospira tepida and carries:
- a CDS encoding HlyD family type I secretion periplasmic adaptor subunit: MHSSRASTRAFGRAVEFLPAVLEIEQTPPSPIGRAIIWTILGVFTAAVAWAWFGWLDIVAVAPGKIIPSGYSKLLQPYETGVVSAIHVQDGQAVREGEVLIELDPTQNRADREQALNEYRAAKTEAARLRALIAGSPILEPPEEAEPAMVALQQQLLRDQLAEYRARVEAAHSLVEQRRAAVDATRENIRRLEATLPIEAERAAAYKRLLDHQYVSKMDYLQFEQQRIDKAQELAQNRQKLIQDRAALAEAEKNARALVSEFQQTKQAELSATETKAASLVQQVVKAGQKAELQTLVSPIDGVVQQLAVHTVGGVVTPAQPLLIVVPQDHPVEVEAQVENKDVGFVQEGQEVEIKIETFPFTIYGTIPGKVLSVSDDAVPLDKEKGGLVYATRVSMDRATMLVEGRPVHLSPGMAVTVEIKTGRRRVMEYLLSPLLKSVKESLRER
- a CDS encoding DUF6036 family nucleotidyltransferase — translated: MPTITTERLIDLLSEYVREQGRSVDLLLVGALALQAYGWRDRPTQDVDGEVAGPLEPLVTFLMAHGVPADLSEDISGWSIVSMPPGYRDRATDLVARPNLRIRLLAPVDFVIAKLRRGTDLDLEDAAFVVKRFGLTPTSIQATAETAIAASRQDTALFLFRKTVDLFCRSLADRQP